A part of Desulfobacterales bacterium genomic DNA contains:
- a CDS encoding PD40 domain-containing protein, which translates to MKTLLLKIFFIIFILLFYLPSSYARYNPSWNWLKIETAYFIIYYPEGHEDLAQRVLSLTNEVYEDVTGFVGITPRQCPIILNPATDIINGFFDVLPNRISLFETPPYSLKEFGHSSDLMDNIFTHEYTHYVHITAQLGWYGNLTKVIGNGFAISNILSPGWVHEGAATYAETIFTDGGRGRSSLFLGEMMSFTESKGIWGLTASGVNPVFNPPSVRIYLSGYNMIEYLNREYGPYAFSELAKYQAMHPIGGIKSALKYVTKKDSKTFYKDFIKDFETRANSIKENVLSDGIPMGDIIISEPMEDFIAHFWTDRNTIIAFRTGYEKKNAIVEIDPVSEKIIKENFIGIMHNIPKIAILPNENFAFVEIFLHPLGNGEIDVTDLVVFDAASKKRSRITKNQHIFSASLSPDGKKFVAAKRNGMWIDIVTFNADGSEITPLTSIKGAYFESPCWSPDGKMIASVAKINRNSDIVLINPESGQIKTFFKSDVYEDSEPSFSPDGNWIVFSSDRSGIFNIYAWDLLNKKLYQLTSVFYAASMPQISKDGNTLSFLNLYRGVRRICSIPFEPLKGREITVENGETLDSPDTKRLAPDISFEKKKGLSLKEYKPFIHVPYFGSDEDGGKFGFSFMGSDPIGINTYQANIHYGLRSERPGYDILLENNSFWPTIGFRIYDMAQAGKHNDTDYWYREQGDELYLGLNIIFQTTPSYINSSIRIGGKIREISGLENIKFNTNQNKQTEIFIETEMDRIPDSARKDVVPIWGQSMYMIHEEGLSDPYGEINGHNTLISGIQYLPSLINHHGFELRMTGQQQSGYYRFEKDLSIPRGYSDDDEEGGLNLRKNLLVSGEYHFPLWYADTGLGLIFYYMSLLKSSVFIDYGSGWNDSFDIKDWTGKARTSIGTTLTAKSVIMNVLPVELGISAGYKVKEGKGFVNFLFMLQF; encoded by the coding sequence ATGAAAACCTTACTTTTAAAAATTTTTTTTATCATATTTATTTTATTATTCTATTTGCCAAGTTCTTATGCTCGTTATAATCCATCATGGAACTGGCTAAAAATAGAAACAGCTTATTTCATTATTTATTATCCTGAAGGTCATGAAGATTTAGCACAAAGAGTCCTTTCACTCACTAATGAAGTTTATGAAGATGTTACGGGATTTGTCGGAATAACTCCAAGGCAATGCCCCATAATTTTAAATCCAGCGACTGATATAATAAATGGTTTTTTCGATGTATTGCCGAATCGAATATCCCTGTTTGAAACTCCTCCATATTCTTTAAAAGAATTTGGCCATTCTTCAGACTTAATGGATAATATTTTTACCCATGAATATACCCATTATGTTCATATTACAGCTCAACTCGGATGGTATGGTAACTTAACAAAAGTGATCGGTAACGGTTTTGCGATATCAAATATTTTATCTCCAGGCTGGGTTCATGAAGGTGCCGCTACTTACGCTGAAACAATTTTTACTGACGGAGGCAGAGGAAGATCATCTCTATTTTTAGGTGAAATGATGTCTTTTACTGAAAGCAAAGGGATTTGGGGACTAACAGCTTCTGGAGTAAATCCTGTTTTTAATCCGCCTTCAGTTAGAATATATCTTTCCGGTTATAACATGATTGAATATTTGAATAGAGAATATGGACCCTATGCTTTTTCGGAACTTGCAAAATATCAAGCAATGCATCCCATCGGAGGAATAAAATCGGCCTTAAAATACGTAACAAAAAAGGATTCTAAAACTTTTTATAAAGATTTTATCAAAGATTTTGAAACACGTGCCAACAGCATTAAAGAAAATGTTTTATCCGACGGAATACCAATGGGTGATATAATTATTTCAGAGCCTATGGAAGATTTTATAGCTCATTTTTGGACGGATAGAAATACGATTATTGCATTTAGGACTGGCTATGAGAAGAAAAACGCAATAGTTGAAATTGACCCTGTATCTGAAAAAATTATTAAAGAAAATTTTATTGGAATTATGCATAATATTCCTAAAATAGCTATTCTCCCTAATGAAAATTTTGCTTTTGTTGAAATTTTTTTACATCCCCTTGGAAATGGTGAAATTGATGTTACTGATCTTGTCGTTTTTGATGCAGCTTCAAAAAAACGTTCACGAATAACAAAAAATCAGCATATTTTTTCAGCGTCTCTATCTCCTGACGGTAAAAAATTTGTTGCAGCAAAAAGAAATGGTATGTGGATTGATATTGTTACTTTTAATGCAGATGGTTCGGAAATAACTCCCCTTACTTCAATTAAAGGTGCATATTTTGAAAGTCCATGCTGGTCACCTGATGGAAAAATGATAGCATCTGTCGCAAAAATAAATAGAAATTCTGATATTGTTCTTATTAATCCAGAATCAGGCCAAATAAAAACTTTCTTTAAATCAGATGTTTATGAAGACAGCGAGCCTTCATTTTCTCCAGATGGAAATTGGATAGTTTTTTCGTCAGATCGAAGCGGGATATTTAACATCTATGCTTGGGATTTATTAAATAAAAAATTATATCAGCTTACTTCTGTGTTTTATGCTGCATCTATGCCCCAAATATCAAAAGATGGAAACACGTTATCTTTTCTAAATCTTTATAGGGGAGTTAGACGAATATGTTCAATTCCTTTTGAGCCTTTAAAAGGAAGGGAAATAACCGTAGAAAATGGAGAAACACTTGATTCACCTGATACTAAACGCCTTGCGCCTGATATCAGCTTTGAAAAGAAAAAAGGACTATCACTTAAGGAATACAAGCCTTTTATACATGTGCCGTATTTCGGATCAGATGAAGATGGTGGAAAATTTGGTTTCTCTTTTATGGGTTCAGACCCTATAGGCATAAATACTTATCAAGCAAACATTCATTATGGACTTAGATCCGAAAGGCCTGGCTATGACATATTATTGGAAAATAATTCTTTTTGGCCAACTATCGGATTTAGGATATACGATATGGCTCAAGCTGGGAAACATAATGACACTGATTATTGGTATAGGGAACAAGGGGATGAATTGTATTTAGGCTTAAACATTATTTTTCAAACAACTCCGTCTTATATTAATTCATCAATACGAATCGGAGGAAAAATAAGAGAAATTTCAGGTCTTGAAAACATAAAATTTAATACAAATCAAAATAAACAAACTGAAATTTTTATAGAAACAGAAATGGATAGAATACCAGACTCTGCGAGAAAAGATGTGGTGCCAATTTGGGGACAAAGTATGTATATGATTCATGAAGAAGGATTATCAGATCCTTATGGAGAAATTAACGGACATAACACATTAATTTCTGGAATTCAGTATCTTCCGTCATTAATCAATCATCATGGATTTGAACTAAGAATGACAGGCCAACAGCAAAGCGGGTATTATAGATTTGAAAAAGATTTAAGTATCCCTCGAGGTTATTCTGACGATGATGAAGAAGGCGGCCTTAATTTAAGAAAAAATCTTCTTGTTTCAGGAGAATATCATTTTCCTTTATGGTATGCAGATACAGGACTTGGGCTTATTTTTTATTATATGTCGCTTTTAAAATCGTCTGTTTTTATCGACTATGGGTCAGGATGGAATGATAGTTTTGATATTAAAGACTGGACAGGTAAAGCTCGTACATCTATCGGAACTACTTTAACTGCAAAGTCGGTTATTATGAATGTTCTCCCTGTTGAATTAGGTATCTCTGCTGGTTATAAAGTTAAAGAAGGAAAAGGATTTGTAAATTTTTTATTTATGCTTCAATTTTGA
- a CDS encoding DUF3754 domain-containing protein has translation MAEYTDRERFIPFSKAQIIDMLCTDGKLNKNNVEKFRKFCRILDSIYHFEFHSKLEYLKENYYPFDPDKDTKFTNSYSEEELLKFEKNLVSKFREILNDANYEEITEQELNLALKEESIFKISLYVDFDDFDSYSLFWRGHINHKEKIRKYFFKEIDLDVPTFERVAMLIKFKKDEYFKQKKRKIAFEPGSTIIKLFKNIPKADLEMLFPNTQIKMKLKDKIIMLAAAIGGGIGVFTKTAAGIIAMLGVIWFFILNFGNTEPVRNILSDPEKMGALIAGISGIGVITAFLIKQWVNYKNRKIKFMKTLGDNLYFKNLDNNKGVFFHLINDAEEEEFKESILGYYFLLFSEQGLTEIELDDEIENWFGKKYNVLIDFEIKDSLRKLNDLKLCQIVGENKNNMSPIYKVIGIDEGFKHLDNIWDNFFQN, from the coding sequence ATGGCTGAATATACAGACAGAGAAAGATTTATACCATTTAGCAAGGCTCAAATTATTGATATGCTTTGCACAGACGGAAAATTAAATAAAAACAATGTTGAAAAATTTCGTAAATTTTGCAGAATTTTAGATAGCATTTATCATTTTGAGTTTCATTCAAAATTGGAATATCTAAAAGAAAATTATTATCCCTTTGACCCGGACAAAGACACAAAATTTACAAATTCATACTCAGAAGAAGAACTCCTAAAATTTGAAAAAAACCTTGTAAGCAAGTTTAGGGAAATATTAAACGATGCAAACTATGAGGAAATTACTGAACAAGAATTAAACCTTGCCTTAAAAGAAGAATCCATCTTTAAAATTAGCCTTTACGTTGATTTTGACGACTTTGACAGCTATTCCCTTTTTTGGAGAGGTCATATTAACCATAAAGAAAAAATACGGAAGTATTTTTTCAAAGAAATAGATTTAGATGTGCCTACCTTTGAAAGGGTAGCTATGCTTATAAAATTCAAAAAGGATGAATATTTTAAACAAAAAAAACGTAAAATTGCTTTTGAGCCAGGCAGCACAATAATAAAGCTGTTTAAAAATATTCCAAAAGCGGACCTTGAAATGCTTTTTCCAAATACTCAAATAAAAATGAAATTAAAAGATAAAATTATAATGCTTGCGGCAGCAATTGGCGGTGGAATAGGGGTTTTTACAAAAACCGCTGCAGGTATTATAGCGATGCTCGGAGTTATTTGGTTTTTTATATTAAATTTTGGAAATACAGAACCTGTAAGAAATATATTATCCGATCCAGAAAAAATGGGAGCATTAATAGCTGGCATAAGTGGTATTGGAGTTATTACCGCTTTTTTAATAAAACAATGGGTAAACTATAAGAATCGTAAAATAAAATTTATGAAAACCCTTGGAGATAATTTATATTTTAAAAATTTAGATAACAATAAAGGAGTTTTTTTTCATCTTATTAACGACGCAGAAGAAGAAGAATTTAAAGAATCAATTTTAGGCTATTATTTTTTGCTTTTTTCGGAACAAGGATTAACTGAGATTGAATTAGATGATGAAATAGAAAACTGGTTTGGAAAAAAATATAATGTGCTAATAGACTTTGAAATAAAGGATTCGCTTAGAAAACTTAATGATTTAAAACTTTGCCAGATAGTCGGAGAAAATAAAAATAATATGTCTCCAATTTATAAGGTTATAGGCATTGATGAAGGATTTAAACATCTTGATAATATTTGGGATAACTTTTTTCAAAATTGA